Proteins encoded in a region of the Patescibacteria group bacterium genome:
- a CDS encoding Ig-like domain-containing protein: MDAINAIVQRVFEEGEHGPYALALPKNPDDLKGSVTFSLKKPVWDDKEDWPERGTCVVLSKFQRKPAGWRAKKARLFKPSDENKGAISMKETKIGNTFLTAALVLVILMISLAGCGQDNRKTQNNTATAVTPPQITDTDGDGIPDGQDNCPFIDNQDQANQDNDSYGDLCDPCPDDPTNQCAVQNHPPTITVNCPASVDDNQSTTCAISASDPDGDQTVCSVSFALTTCTGVTLTGTNNCGSANIPAQGTSAPASCIVAITASDDGTPQLSNTAQDTMTINHSGITNHAPSITVNCPADVNEDAATSCAVSVADSDVPAQTLTCTVAAGTCTGVTLTGCVTANIPAQGEAAGPGSCVVAVTVSDGFIPTPGTATNQDTITINEVGTTNSSPNISLSCPTSINEDALSSPCAISVSDADVPAQTLNCAVAPANTCTGVTLTDCTSANVPAQGETAGPGSCTVAITVTDGGSPNLSNTAQRSITINEVNVAPTISVNCPASVNEDTASSCQLAVQDTDLPIQNLTCSLAPTNTCTGVTLSGCTSANVPAQGEAAPTSCVIAVIVTDNGTPNLSSTASRTIIINEVNIAPTISATCPANIGEDTATTCPLTVSDPDIPTQQLTCTLAGSNTCTGVTLTGSNGCTSANIPAQGEAAGPSSCVLAVTVTDNGTPNLNSTAAHTITINEVNTAPAIMISCPASVNENTATNCTLMASDTDLPFQNLTCSLAPTNTCTGVALNGCISASVLAQGEAAPASCIVAVMVTDSGTPQLSTTNQASINITEVNATPTISVNCPPSINENVSTSCALTANDSDLPTQNLTCSLAPANTCTGVTLTDCTSANVPAQGEAAGPGSCVLAVTVTDNGTPNLSSTAASTITINEVNTAPSIMFTCPNNTNEDTATDCAMMVSDIDQPVQTLACTVSPLTTCTGVTLTDCTAANVPAQGEAAGPGSCTVVVAVTDNGSPAIATSASQTITINEVNVAPAITVNCPASANEDTSTSCALTTTDPDLPANILTCSLAPANTCTGVTLTGCTTALVPAQGENAGPSACIVAITVTDNGSPNLSATNQDSITINEVNVAPVVIVNCPASANEDTSTSCALTATDPDLPANTLTCSLAPTNTCTGVTLTNCTAANVPAQGENAGPGSCIVAVVVTDNGNPNLNSTGQDSITINEVNVAPVVIVDCPASVNQDANASCPLTVTDPDVPFQTLTCTLSAATTCTGVTLSGCSFANVPAQGITTPRTCVVAVTATDNGVPILPTTGQDIIDIINPPLAVDDNYNVDINTSLTVPAPGVLQNDLARYGEPLTVILVSGPSHGVATLGADGALDYIPNHNWYGVDHLTYQIQEGPLVSNIATITIAVNPTPRLRILWAYKQAGLYESTLYSNCFTPYFPPEEWQAQSTQTGHDPSNGNLVIGGLNENGLALGYCVFSIQVPAEMLNECLFGGDNWFPAGQIDPGSTYFCSTLGNIDGSTPADIVFPTVMLTETGVDTAEVQLGVSAHLVDNSGWQYRIDLTHGITPGGDTVPINVDILLDMDGDLVKDTIDNCMLVPNFDQAANPGNPTYVDFIGQVHLVGNFCLGIDNNNDGLVDP; encoded by the coding sequence CTCATGATCAGTCTGGCTGGCTGCGGACAGGATAATAGAAAGACACAAAACAACACGGCAACTGCTGTAACGCCGCCGCAAATCACGGATACTGATGGCGATGGCATCCCTGATGGACAGGATAACTGTCCGTTTATTGACAATCAAGACCAGGCCAATCAGGATAATGATTCGTACGGAGACTTATGTGATCCTTGCCCGGATGACCCGACAAATCAGTGCGCGGTACAGAATCACCCGCCGACAATCACGGTCAACTGTCCGGCAAGCGTTGATGACAACCAGTCAACAACGTGCGCAATTTCGGCCAGTGACCCTGATGGAGACCAAACGGTTTGTTCAGTCTCCTTTGCGCTGACAACTTGCACAGGAGTGACCCTAACCGGAACTAATAATTGCGGTTCGGCCAACATTCCGGCGCAGGGAACTTCAGCGCCCGCGTCTTGCATAGTGGCAATTACTGCCAGTGACGATGGAACACCGCAATTGAGCAATACGGCTCAAGACACGATGACCATTAATCACAGTGGGATCACGAATCATGCGCCGAGCATAACAGTCAACTGCCCAGCCGATGTCAATGAAGACGCCGCAACTTCGTGCGCTGTCTCGGTGGCAGACTCTGACGTGCCGGCTCAAACTTTAACCTGCACTGTCGCTGCGGGTACTTGCACGGGCGTAACCTTAACAGGTTGCGTCACTGCAAACATTCCCGCTCAGGGAGAGGCTGCTGGTCCCGGGTCTTGCGTAGTCGCTGTAACGGTAAGCGACGGTTTCATCCCAACTCCGGGAACTGCGACTAACCAGGACACCATCACGATCAATGAAGTTGGCACGACCAACTCATCTCCGAACATTTCGCTCTCTTGCCCGACTAGCATTAATGAAGATGCTTTGTCTTCTCCTTGTGCTATCTCGGTCTCTGATGCGGATGTGCCGGCTCAAACTTTAAACTGCGCTGTCGCTCCGGCCAACACTTGCACAGGTGTGACCCTCACGGATTGCACTTCTGCCAATGTCCCGGCCCAGGGCGAAACAGCCGGTCCCGGCTCCTGCACTGTAGCCATCACGGTTACAGATGGCGGTTCGCCGAATTTGTCCAACACCGCTCAACGCTCAATCACGATCAACGAGGTCAACGTGGCCCCGACGATTTCCGTCAACTGCCCGGCCAGTGTAAACGAAGACACCGCGTCTTCTTGTCAGCTGGCAGTACAGGATACGGATCTTCCGATTCAGAACTTAACCTGCTCCTTAGCGCCGACCAACACTTGCACAGGCGTGACCCTTTCCGGTTGCACCTCTGCCAATGTCCCGGCCCAGGGCGAAGCTGCTCCGACTTCCTGTGTCATTGCCGTCATAGTGACAGACAATGGCACGCCGAACTTAAGCAGCACGGCTTCGCGTACAATCATCATCAATGAGGTCAACATCGCACCGACTATCTCGGCCACTTGTCCTGCCAATATCGGTGAGGATACTGCGACTACTTGCCCGCTGACTGTGTCTGATCCAGACATACCAACACAGCAGCTGACCTGCACACTTGCAGGCTCTAACACCTGTACGGGCGTGACTTTAACCGGAAGCAACGGTTGCACATCAGCCAATATTCCCGCACAGGGAGAGGCGGCTGGTCCCAGCTCTTGCGTTCTTGCCGTAACTGTAACAGACAATGGCACTCCGAATTTAAACAGCACGGCAGCGCATACCATCACCATTAACGAGGTGAATACTGCGCCGGCAATCATGATCAGTTGCCCAGCCAGCGTAAACGAAAACACAGCAACCAATTGCACGCTGATGGCTTCTGACACTGATTTACCTTTCCAAAACCTGACCTGCTCTCTGGCGCCGACTAACACTTGCACGGGTGTGGCCTTAAACGGTTGCATCTCGGCCAGCGTTCTGGCTCAGGGTGAAGCTGCTCCGGCTTCCTGCATCGTTGCCGTCATGGTGACAGATAGCGGTACGCCCCAGCTTAGTACTACCAATCAGGCCAGCATCAACATTACTGAAGTAAATGCGACTCCAACTATCAGTGTCAATTGCCCGCCCAGTATTAACGAGAATGTTTCAACTTCTTGTGCACTGACCGCAAATGATTCTGATCTTCCGACGCAAAACCTAACCTGCTCCTTGGCTCCAGCTAACACTTGCACGGGTGTGACCTTAACCGATTGCACCTCGGCCAATGTTCCTGCTCAGGGCGAAGCTGCCGGTCCCGGTTCTTGCGTATTAGCAGTAACCGTGACAGACAATGGTACTCCGAATTTAAGTAGCACGGCTGCGAGTACTATCACCATCAACGAGGTGAACACTGCACCTTCTATTATGTTCACCTGTCCAAACAACACAAACGAAGATACCGCGACTGATTGTGCTATGATGGTCTCTGATATAGACCAACCAGTACAAACTTTAGCTTGCACTGTCTCGCCGTTAACGACTTGCACGGGTGTGACCTTAACCGATTGCACTGCCGCAAACGTACCGGCTCAGGGCGAAGCTGCTGGACCTGGCTCTTGCACAGTGGTTGTGGCTGTAACCGACAACGGTTCTCCAGCCATAGCTACATCTGCCTCTCAAACCATCACCATCAACGAGGTGAACGTAGCACCGGCTATCACAGTCAATTGCCCGGCCAGCGCAAACGAAGACACTTCAACTTCGTGCGCACTAACCACAACTGACCCTGATCTTCCGGCCAATATCCTGACTTGTTCCCTGGCACCGGCCAACACTTGCACTGGAGTGACCTTAACCGGTTGTACCACTGCTCTTGTCCCGGCTCAGGGCGAAAATGCTGGTCCGAGCGCCTGTATCGTCGCAATCACTGTGACTGATAACGGTAGCCCGAATCTCAGCGCAACAAATCAGGACAGCATCACCATCAACGAGGTGAATGTAGCACCGGTCGTCATCGTCAATTGCCCGGCCAGCGCAAACGAAGATACTTCAACTTCGTGCGCACTGACCGCAACTGACCCTGATCTTCCGGCTAATACCCTCACCTGCTCCCTGGCTCCGACCAATACTTGCACCGGCGTAACCCTCACGAATTGCACCGCTGCCAATGTCCCGGCTCAGGGCGAAAATGCTGGTCCGGGTTCCTGCATAGTTGCCGTCGTGGTAACTGATAATGGAAATCCGAACTTAAACTCAACTGGTCAAGATTCAATCACCATTAACGAGGTGAACGTAGCGCCGGTCGTCATCGTGGACTGCCCGGCCAGTGTCAATCAGGATGCGAACGCATCTTGCCCACTGACCGTGACTGACCCGGACGTTCCGTTCCAAACACTGACTTGCACCTTGTCTGCAGCCACAACTTGCACTGGCGTAACCCTCAGCGGTTGCTCCTTTGCCAATGTGCCGGCGCAGGGCATCACAACCCCGCGCACCTGTGTTGTGGCAGTAACCGCAACAGACAATGGTGTTCCAATTCTGCCAACCACAGGACAGGACATCATTGACATCATCAACCCGCCACTGGCCGTTGATGACAATTACAACGTTGACATTAACACAAGTCTCACCGTTCCAGCGCCTGGAGTTCTGCAAAACGATTTAGCGCGCTATGGCGAGCCCCTGACCGTTATTTTGGTCAGCGGACCCAGCCATGGCGTGGCAACACTTGGAGCTGATGGTGCGCTCGATTACATTCCGAACCATAACTGGTATGGAGTGGATCACCTCACTTATCAGATCCAAGAAGGCCCGCTTGTGTCCAACATAGCCACGATAACGATCGCGGTGAATCCAACGCCTCGTCTCAGAATCCTCTGGGCGTACAAACAGGCCGGACTTTACGAGAGCACACTATACTCCAATTGCTTTACCCCGTATTTTCCGCCCGAAGAATGGCAAGCCCAGTCTACCCAGACTGGTCATGATCCATCCAATGGCAACCTGGTTATTGGCGGGCTCAATGAAAATGGTTTGGCACTTGGCTACTGCGTTTTCAGCATCCAGGTTCCAGCAGAAATGTTGAATGAATGCTTGTTTGGCGGAGATAATTGGTTCCCCGCTGGGCAAATAGACCCTGGGAGCACCTATTTCTGCTCCACTCTGGGAAACATTGATGGCAGCACTCCCGCTGATATCGTGTTCCCCACCGTAATGTTAACCGAAACCGGAGTTGACACTGCCGAAGTTCAATTGGGTGTCAGCGCGCATCTCGTCGACAACAGCGGTTGGCAATACCGAATTGACCTAACGCACGGCATCACGCCAGGCGGAGACACTGTTCCCATTAATGTCGACATTCTGCTGGACATGGATGGCGACCTTGTCAAAGACACGATTGACAACTGCATGTTGGTGCCCAATTTTGATCAGGCAGCAAATCCGGGGAATCCCACCTATGTGGATTTCATCGGACAAGTTCACCTGGTCGGCAATTTCTGTCTGGGCATTGATAACAACAATGACGGACTTGTCGATCCGTAA